The Nitrospirales bacterium genome includes a window with the following:
- a CDS encoding lysophospholipid acyltransferase family protein codes for MRLTNRMTLRLAPKFGAWLIQWLGRSLEISRQGEEPVLDLYRNGQSMIFAFWHGRQLMMPCVYRGRKAYVLISQHRDGELIHRLIGRLGFRSVRGSTTRGGTAALRDLIRYGREGVDLVVTPDGPRGPKWKVQQGVVFLAKLTGLPIVPVTVAYSKKNSSPVGISS; via the coding sequence ATGCGGCTGACGAATCGAATGACTTTGCGGTTGGCTCCGAAGTTTGGCGCCTGGCTGATTCAATGGCTCGGTCGTTCGTTGGAGATAAGCAGACAGGGAGAAGAGCCTGTGCTCGACCTGTATCGGAATGGTCAGTCGATGATTTTTGCGTTTTGGCACGGTCGACAATTGATGATGCCATGTGTGTATCGCGGGCGCAAGGCATATGTCTTGATCAGTCAACACCGCGATGGTGAGCTGATTCACCGGCTCATCGGTCGATTAGGGTTTCGGTCCGTTCGCGGATCGACGACGCGTGGTGGAACGGCTGCCTTGCGAGATTTGATTCGGTATGGACGGGAAGGGGTGGACCTGGTCGTGACCCCGGATGGGCCCCGGGGGCCAAAATGGAAGGTCCAGCAAGGGGTCGTGTTTTTGGCCAAGTTGACCGGGTTACCCATTGTTCCCGTTACGGTGGCCTATTCAAAAAAAAACTCTTCTCCAGTTGGGATCAGTTCGTGA
- a CDS encoding 3-deoxy-D-manno-octulosonic acid transferase, producing the protein MGYLLYNILLWLASPFIILTLLAKPRCRRGLAQRLGRVPKHLRDLGAPIMWVHAVSLGEVTAAVPLVKSLHQQYPNYVFIVSTVTETGREAVEQRLAGVAHHAYGPLDFPWAVNAYVRHLGPVAYLFVETELWPNLLRTMFRRQIPAIMVNGRLSTDSFEHYRYVKKFMEQVLSCITLFLMQSERDAKRIRELGAKAESVHVTGNMKFDLCGPEQTDYPLPALRDQLGLQEHERLFIAGSTHPEEEDQLLRCYKRVCKTIPSLVLLIAPRHIERISEVEATVLRHGFPCLRKSQLADKSQESFPSKAPRVILLDTRGELASLYASGWVAFVGGTLVPVGGHNLLEPAQLGIPVLYGPYTDHCAESAKILREAGGGIEIHDEEELAATLIEAYHVTAWCATVGQAARQAVEMHRGVVQKNLALLGSRISSPTTESAEVSSRVSSSQSNVIVS; encoded by the coding sequence GTGGGATACCTTTTGTACAATATCCTTCTTTGGCTTGCGTCTCCCTTCATTATCTTGACGTTACTCGCCAAGCCACGCTGTCGTCGTGGCCTTGCCCAACGGTTGGGCCGTGTTCCAAAACATCTTCGAGATCTTGGCGCTCCAATCATGTGGGTTCATGCCGTGTCACTTGGAGAGGTGACCGCAGCCGTTCCGCTCGTCAAAAGCCTTCACCAACAATACCCGAATTATGTCTTTATCGTGTCCACCGTGACCGAGACCGGTCGTGAAGCTGTTGAGCAGCGATTAGCGGGGGTGGCTCATCATGCGTATGGACCGTTGGATTTTCCATGGGCCGTGAATGCGTATGTTCGGCATTTGGGTCCTGTGGCCTATCTGTTCGTCGAAACGGAGTTGTGGCCGAATTTGTTGCGAACAATGTTCCGGCGACAGATTCCGGCTATCATGGTGAATGGACGGCTTTCCACCGATTCGTTCGAGCATTACCGGTATGTCAAAAAATTCATGGAGCAAGTGTTGTCCTGCATCACTCTCTTTCTTATGCAATCAGAACGGGATGCCAAACGCATCAGGGAGCTGGGAGCCAAAGCTGAGTCGGTGCATGTCACTGGGAATATGAAATTCGATTTATGCGGTCCTGAACAAACCGATTATCCGTTGCCTGCCTTACGGGATCAGTTAGGTCTACAAGAGCATGAACGTCTTTTTATCGCCGGAAGCACTCACCCCGAAGAGGAGGATCAGCTTCTTCGATGTTATAAACGTGTATGTAAAACGATTCCCTCATTGGTTTTATTGATAGCCCCCCGGCATATTGAACGGATCTCCGAAGTCGAGGCAACGGTGTTACGGCATGGCTTTCCGTGTCTGCGAAAGAGTCAGCTCGCGGACAAGTCTCAGGAATCCTTTCCTTCTAAGGCCCCGCGAGTGATTCTACTGGATACCCGAGGAGAGCTCGCGAGTCTGTATGCGTCGGGATGGGTCGCGTTTGTGGGCGGCACCTTAGTCCCTGTCGGAGGACATAATTTGCTGGAGCCGGCTCAGTTGGGAATCCCTGTGTTGTATGGCCCGTACACCGATCATTGTGCTGAAAGCGCCAAAATCTTACGTGAGGCCGGCGGTGGGATCGAAATTCATGATGAAGAAGAATTGGCTGCCACGCTCATTGAGGCCTATCACGTAACGGCCTGGTGTGCGACAGTGGGGCAAGCTGCTCGACAGGCTGTAGAGATGCATCGCGGCGTCGTCCAGAAAAATCTGGCCTTGCTCGGATCACGGATTTCTTCCCCAACCACAGAGTCTGCCGAGGTTTCTTCTCGTGTCTCGTCAAGTCAATCCAATGTGATTGTGTCGTGA
- the lpxK gene encoding tetraacyldisaccharide 4'-kinase, with protein sequence MSIDHGVQFSRTFSWLQRHASSFLSVLSIPYGWAVHARGKFYDDGWLTSRRLPCPVISVGNLTVGGTGKTPMVMWLANWLRARGQRVGVLSRGYRRKSTAERLLVSDGETCLVEADEAGDEPYLIARNCPGVVVAVGKNRYDVGRWVFDQMHIDCFILDDGFQHLRLYRDCDFLLIDALDKKGIQGLLPRGRLREPVQAARRASAILVTRADQASNLTEFLLSLHSEIPKDFPSILVRFDCQFVRHVKTGESRSTEWLMGKRVVLACGIGNALSFRRTVDCLNVSIINVLEFPDHVTYTDDRIERIRKLARREKADLVLTTEKDGVKLAPYLAELEQWWAVTLEAVFEEGGEHAEDLLTRLPLNFQRHA encoded by the coding sequence ATGAGCATTGATCACGGTGTCCAGTTCAGCAGAACCTTTTCTTGGCTTCAGCGTCATGCATCGTCATTCCTGAGCGTCCTGAGCATTCCGTATGGTTGGGCTGTGCACGCAAGAGGGAAATTCTATGACGACGGGTGGTTGACTTCTCGACGGCTTCCTTGTCCGGTCATTAGCGTCGGAAATCTCACGGTAGGTGGTACGGGGAAAACTCCGATGGTCATGTGGCTGGCCAATTGGTTACGCGCTCGGGGGCAACGAGTGGGAGTGCTTAGCCGTGGCTATCGTCGAAAAAGTACGGCGGAACGCTTGCTCGTCTCTGATGGCGAGACCTGTCTGGTTGAGGCTGATGAAGCTGGCGATGAGCCGTATTTGATAGCCCGAAACTGTCCTGGGGTCGTGGTGGCCGTCGGCAAGAATCGATATGACGTTGGGCGATGGGTGTTTGACCAGATGCATATCGACTGTTTTATCCTTGATGATGGATTTCAGCATTTACGTCTCTATCGTGATTGTGATTTTCTGCTCATCGATGCGCTCGACAAGAAAGGGATTCAGGGCCTATTGCCTCGAGGACGTCTTCGTGAGCCTGTGCAGGCCGCACGACGGGCCTCGGCCATACTGGTCACACGGGCCGATCAAGCGTCGAACCTCACGGAGTTCCTGCTTTCCCTTCACTCGGAAATTCCAAAAGACTTTCCATCCATTCTGGTTCGATTCGACTGCCAATTTGTCAGACATGTGAAAACAGGCGAGAGCCGTTCAACGGAATGGCTCATGGGAAAACGAGTCGTACTCGCGTGTGGAATCGGCAATGCTCTGTCATTTCGTCGAACGGTCGACTGTCTCAACGTGAGCATCATTAATGTCTTGGAGTTTCCCGACCACGTGACCTACACCGATGATCGTATTGAACGTATTCGAAAACTGGCGAGACGAGAGAAGGCTGATCTTGTCTTGACCACGGAAAAGGATGGAGTCAAACTAGCTCCATATCTCGCTGAGCTGGAGCAGTGGTGGGCCGTGACTCTCGAAGCGGTCTTTGAAGAAGGGGGAGAACACGCGGAAGATTTATTGACTCGTCTTCCGCTCAATTTTCAACGTCATGCATGA
- the waaF gene encoding lipopolysaccharide heptosyltransferase II — MSKERIDHIVIRAPNWVGDSVMCTPALMDVREYFTNATIVLWARPAIAEMLQDHPALDRVLVYDDHGEHAGFGGKLRFIRELRSFHFQLAILFQNAFEAAFLTRLAGIPHRWGYATDGRRVLLSKPIAVSHGKRGTHQVHYYQNLVEQAVGRSSVRNLHLQVSAKDEMDVDERFPELVSRRHEYIVGLNPGAMYGSSKRWLPERFAELADRLMAQLPRAGRHDATVKCIIVGGAHEEKLAHTIASLMKVRPTVLSGQTTLRELMVLIKRCALFVTNDTGPMHIAAALDVPLVAIFGSTDPRHTSPFGMDDAVVSQPVRCSPCFLRSCPIDHRCMTQVSVEQALDMAMQQVRATVMS, encoded by the coding sequence GTGAGCAAAGAACGCATTGATCATATCGTCATTCGGGCTCCGAACTGGGTTGGAGATTCGGTGATGTGTACCCCAGCATTGATGGACGTCCGAGAATATTTTACTAATGCGACGATTGTCTTATGGGCACGACCAGCGATCGCAGAAATGCTACAAGATCATCCGGCTCTTGACCGCGTGTTAGTATACGATGATCACGGTGAGCATGCTGGGTTTGGGGGGAAACTCCGATTCATTCGTGAGTTAAGATCTTTCCACTTCCAGCTCGCGATTCTTTTCCAGAATGCGTTTGAGGCGGCGTTCCTGACAAGGCTGGCTGGAATACCACACCGATGGGGATATGCGACGGACGGAAGGCGTGTGTTGCTCTCGAAGCCTATTGCCGTCTCGCACGGAAAACGAGGGACCCATCAAGTTCACTATTATCAAAATCTGGTCGAGCAAGCAGTTGGACGCAGTTCGGTCCGGAATCTTCATTTGCAGGTTTCAGCAAAAGACGAGATGGATGTCGATGAGCGGTTTCCTGAACTCGTTTCAAGACGACATGAGTATATTGTTGGCTTAAACCCGGGAGCCATGTATGGATCTTCTAAGCGGTGGCTGCCCGAACGGTTTGCTGAACTCGCTGATCGGCTGATGGCGCAGCTGCCTCGTGCGGGCCGTCACGATGCCACCGTGAAGTGTATCATCGTTGGTGGCGCCCATGAGGAAAAGCTGGCCCACACGATTGCTTCGTTGATGAAGGTTCGCCCGACAGTCCTTTCAGGGCAGACGACGCTTCGCGAGCTCATGGTCCTCATCAAGCGATGCGCTTTGTTCGTCACGAACGACACTGGACCAATGCATATCGCGGCTGCCTTGGATGTCCCGCTTGTCGCTATTTTCGGGTCCACGGACCCTCGCCATACGTCACCGTTTGGCATGGATGACGCGGTCGTGAGTCAGCCTGTGAGGTGTTCGCCCTGCTTTTTACGGTCTTGCCCGATTGATCACCGATGTATGACGCAGGTTTCTGTTGAGCAAGCTCTGGATATGGCGATGCAACAAGTTCGGGCAACGGTGATGAGTTAA
- a CDS encoding HAD family hydrolase, producing MHLNGVTIFVDRDGTLNEDPGYLKHPADLILYPGVVEGVARLKQGGCQVVLVTNQSGIGRGLLTRTDLQAVHERLQAMLKQGGGELDGIFFCPHVPDAACECRKPKTGLIRQAVEELGVEVIRSYVVGDKRCDMELAHNAGSIGVLVSTTPVSQEAIDAASRGLFSIEKNTRSFVEAVDWILHDAKTRPWNDPIPRLHE from the coding sequence ATGCATCTGAATGGCGTGACGATATTCGTGGATCGGGATGGGACGTTAAACGAGGACCCTGGATATTTGAAACATCCCGCTGACCTGATACTGTACCCCGGAGTCGTCGAGGGAGTTGCGAGATTAAAGCAAGGCGGCTGTCAAGTCGTTCTTGTCACGAATCAATCAGGGATTGGCCGTGGGTTGTTGACCCGCACGGACTTACAGGCCGTTCATGAGAGACTGCAGGCCATGCTCAAGCAGGGTGGCGGAGAGCTGGATGGAATATTTTTCTGTCCTCACGTGCCGGACGCGGCGTGTGAGTGCCGTAAGCCGAAAACGGGCCTCATTCGACAAGCCGTTGAAGAGTTGGGGGTAGAGGTGATCCGGAGTTACGTCGTCGGCGATAAACGATGCGATATGGAGCTGGCGCATAATGCGGGCTCCATCGGGGTGCTCGTCTCAACGACCCCTGTCAGTCAAGAGGCCATCGACGCGGCTTCACGTGGACTGTTCTCTATCGAAAAAAATACCCGCAGTTTTGTCGAGGCTGTTGATTGGATCCTGCATGATGCCAAGACGAGACCGTGGAATGATCCGATCCCTCGATTGCATGAGTAG
- a CDS encoding glycosyltransferase family 9 protein, with protein sequence MTLTPERILILKPSSLGDIVHALPTLASLRQRFPNAYLAWLVKEEWAELLDGNPDLDEVLSVKFSLKTWSSIVQRVRAKKFDVVIDLQGLFRTGALAALSGASERVGFAMAREGSAWFYTRRILLPVKVDGPWRLVDMHAVDRNLTIARFLGADVSRPTFCIPDFEDDRRVIQEYLDNAGVRADDQLIAIAPVSREEIKNWPIERFAYVAERLCQESNRKVVLLGSPSQQKMAEAFSSLPQRSCLNLVGKLRIRQIGSLLRHVHLLIANDSAPVHLAMAVGVPVLGLYGPTHVDATGPYGTGPHRILHTMTPCRPCGKKVCHHVNQHECLLEISVDEVVQAAHELLSNRLMSVLQRPLDGVRS encoded by the coding sequence ATGACCTTGACGCCTGAGCGCATACTCATTCTCAAACCCAGTTCTTTGGGCGATATCGTCCATGCTCTTCCCACTCTTGCTTCCCTGCGTCAACGCTTTCCCAATGCCTATCTTGCATGGTTAGTCAAAGAGGAGTGGGCTGAACTCCTCGACGGCAACCCGGACTTGGATGAAGTTCTCTCCGTCAAGTTCAGTTTGAAGACGTGGTCGTCGATCGTTCAACGTGTCCGGGCGAAAAAGTTCGATGTCGTCATCGATCTTCAAGGTCTGTTTCGAACGGGAGCGCTGGCAGCATTGTCGGGGGCGTCTGAGCGTGTGGGGTTTGCAATGGCAAGGGAAGGTAGTGCGTGGTTTTATACTCGACGTATTTTGCTGCCTGTCAAGGTAGACGGTCCCTGGCGACTCGTCGATATGCACGCGGTCGATCGAAATTTAACGATAGCCCGGTTTTTGGGTGCGGATGTATCCCGTCCCACGTTTTGCATTCCCGACTTCGAGGATGATCGAAGAGTTATACAGGAATATTTGGACAATGCCGGAGTTCGGGCAGACGACCAACTCATTGCGATTGCTCCAGTTTCTCGCGAAGAAATAAAGAATTGGCCGATTGAGCGATTTGCCTATGTTGCGGAACGACTTTGTCAGGAATCGAATCGAAAGGTGGTCTTACTTGGTTCTCCTTCACAACAGAAGATGGCAGAGGCCTTCTCCTCCCTTCCTCAACGGTCTTGCCTAAATCTGGTAGGAAAGCTACGAATCCGCCAAATTGGAAGTCTGCTGCGCCATGTACATCTGCTGATCGCCAACGATTCTGCTCCCGTTCATCTGGCGATGGCCGTCGGAGTACCGGTGCTGGGACTGTACGGGCCAACTCATGTTGATGCGACGGGACCGTATGGAACAGGACCCCATCGAATTTTGCATACAATGACGCCATGTCGTCCTTGTGGAAAGAAGGTCTGTCATCACGTCAATCAACATGAATGTCTTCTAGAGATCTCTGTTGACGAGGTCGTGCAGGCTGCCCATGAGCTGTTGTCCAATCGGCTAATGTCAGTACTTCAACGTCCATTAGACGGAGTCCGTTCATAA
- a CDS encoding glycosyltransferase family 2 protein gives MDRLESAAHHPRVSAVVIAYNDEMNMRACLESVTWADEIIVVDSFSTDRTAAISREFTDQVYQHAFEGFGRLRNEAIAHASCDWVFSLDTDERATLEVRDEVRRRLAEGPDAQAYFVPRSNNFLGRWIKHCGWYPDYRQPQFFHKAHFEYKEDLVHESFTVDGRVGYFSSPVKQYPFRSIDHYFSKMDRYSSLMAQEMKKRRRRFYRHQLFTHPLFTFLKMYILRLGILDGRPGLILSGLYAYYTFVKYAKFWELDLHESAKPHHPS, from the coding sequence ATGGATCGTCTGGAGAGCGCTGCGCATCATCCTCGAGTGTCCGCCGTCGTCATTGCCTACAATGATGAGATGAATATGCGCGCATGTTTGGAGAGTGTGACCTGGGCCGATGAGATTATCGTTGTGGATTCGTTTAGCACCGATCGAACAGCCGCGATCAGTCGCGAGTTTACGGATCAGGTCTATCAACATGCCTTCGAGGGTTTTGGCCGATTACGCAATGAGGCGATAGCCCATGCGAGTTGTGACTGGGTGTTTAGTTTGGATACCGATGAACGGGCAACCCTCGAGGTCCGTGATGAAGTCCGTCGTCGTCTCGCGGAGGGTCCCGATGCTCAGGCATATTTCGTTCCGAGGTCCAATAATTTTCTGGGCCGATGGATCAAACATTGTGGGTGGTATCCCGATTATCGACAACCGCAGTTTTTCCACAAAGCACATTTTGAATATAAAGAGGACCTAGTGCATGAGAGCTTTACGGTCGATGGACGGGTCGGATATTTTTCGAGTCCTGTGAAGCAATATCCCTTTCGATCCATCGATCACTATTTTTCCAAGATGGATCGCTACTCTTCCTTAATGGCACAAGAGATGAAGAAACGAAGGCGTCGATTTTATCGGCATCAGTTGTTCACGCATCCGCTGTTTACCTTCTTGAAGATGTATATTCTGCGTCTTGGGATCCTGGACGGAAGACCTGGTCTTATTTTGTCGGGACTGTATGCGTACTATACGTTCGTCAAGTATGCGAAATTCTGGGAGCTGGACCTCCACGAGTCCGCCAAGCCGCATCACCCCTCCTAG
- a CDS encoding glycosyltransferase family 4 protein yields the protein MSSYRILHTESSMELGGQEIRILEEARGMIKRGHVVVLAAQPGSQILARAFQYDIPVESVDMSRVRWVWLIVTFLKLFQKHRINVVHTHGSIDSWTASIAGRLSSLRPLVIRARHKSTRIAKTWRHHVLYRTLPHAVVTTGNAVKQIVMAQAQVHESRVKSIPTGVDTEQFHPGVSGDRVRAEFSIPRDVCLIGTVAFFRSYKGLTFFLDAAKLVLSARPDVKFLMVGDGPEYPLLVQQRDALGLQESIILPGYRNDIPQCLACMDVFVLSSVEAEGVPQSVTQAMAMNRAVIATDVGSVREIVQHEKTGLLVEPKNAEALAQAMVRLVMNQSLRERLGQTARLHIEESYSLAQMFTQTEILYADIGSQRDVGGRIAYR from the coding sequence ATGTCAAGCTATAGGATCCTTCATACCGAATCTTCGATGGAGCTTGGAGGGCAAGAGATACGCATCCTTGAAGAAGCCCGCGGGATGATCAAACGAGGCCATGTGGTCGTGTTGGCGGCGCAACCGGGAAGCCAGATTCTGGCAAGAGCGTTCCAGTACGACATTCCGGTGGAATCGGTGGACATGTCCAGGGTCCGATGGGTCTGGCTGATCGTGACGTTCCTCAAACTTTTCCAAAAGCATCGGATCAATGTTGTCCATACCCATGGTTCCATCGATAGCTGGACGGCTTCTATTGCGGGTCGTCTGTCGTCATTGCGTCCGCTGGTTATTCGCGCCCGGCATAAATCAACGAGGATCGCGAAGACCTGGCGGCATCACGTGCTGTACCGGACTCTTCCTCATGCTGTGGTGACGACGGGGAACGCGGTGAAACAGATTGTGATGGCGCAGGCGCAGGTTCATGAGAGCCGGGTAAAGTCAATCCCCACGGGGGTCGATACTGAACAGTTTCATCCCGGGGTGTCTGGTGACCGGGTTCGGGCTGAGTTTTCTATCCCCCGAGATGTCTGTCTCATCGGAACGGTCGCCTTTTTCCGGTCGTATAAGGGACTGACCTTCTTTCTCGACGCGGCCAAATTGGTATTGTCGGCTAGGCCCGATGTGAAGTTTCTGATGGTGGGGGATGGACCGGAGTATCCGTTGCTTGTTCAACAACGGGACGCATTAGGCTTGCAGGAATCAATTATTCTGCCCGGATATAGAAATGACATCCCCCAATGCTTGGCGTGTATGGATGTCTTTGTTCTTTCGTCCGTTGAAGCGGAAGGCGTGCCGCAGAGCGTCACGCAGGCCATGGCCATGAACAGGGCCGTGATTGCCACCGATGTTGGAAGTGTTCGAGAAATTGTGCAACATGAAAAGACCGGTCTTCTGGTAGAGCCAAAGAATGCTGAAGCTTTGGCTCAGGCGATGGTCCGGCTCGTGATGAATCAAAGTTTGAGAGAGCGGTTGGGGCAGACGGCCAGACTGCACATCGAGGAATCCTACAGCTTGGCTCAGATGTTCACGCAGACCGAGATCTTGTATGCTGATATCGGGAGCCAACGGGACGTTGGAGGCAGGATAGCATACCGATGA
- a CDS encoding glycosyltransferase family 2 protein: protein MMAGGRATLGVVVITKDEASNIAECLDTVKWADEMIVVDAQSTDKTADIARTYTELVYIRPWPGFGRQKNFGIDQARSDWILILDADERVEQALAEEILEMLSSPPSDAAAFRVPRQNYFYGQWVRWGGAYPDYQIRIFRRGLATYNDIAIHENLLVEGQVQTFSSPLKHYTERHITDHFRKFNLYTSLAASEKRKSCHSVAWHHLICHPFVIFFKTYVLKRGYRDGTRGVIFAVFASLYTFVKYAKLYESMLTPPEGRRRGSRESDRHA from the coding sequence ATGATGGCCGGTGGACGCGCGACGCTGGGCGTGGTGGTTATCACGAAAGATGAGGCGAGCAACATCGCGGAATGTCTTGACACGGTAAAATGGGCAGACGAAATGATCGTCGTGGATGCGCAAAGTACCGATAAAACGGCTGACATTGCTCGCACCTACACCGAACTGGTCTATATCCGTCCCTGGCCGGGATTTGGGAGACAAAAGAATTTCGGGATCGATCAAGCTCGATCCGATTGGATTTTGATCCTTGACGCTGATGAACGCGTCGAACAGGCGTTAGCCGAGGAAATACTGGAAATGCTCTCCTCGCCTCCATCGGATGCTGCGGCGTTTCGGGTTCCGCGGCAGAATTATTTTTATGGCCAGTGGGTTCGATGGGGAGGAGCCTATCCCGATTATCAAATCCGGATTTTTAGGCGAGGACTCGCAACGTATAATGATATCGCGATCCATGAAAATTTGCTGGTTGAAGGGCAGGTCCAGACTTTCTCTTCGCCTTTAAAGCATTACACTGAAAGGCACATCACCGATCACTTTCGAAAGTTTAACCTGTACACCTCCCTTGCCGCCTCAGAGAAGCGTAAATCCTGTCACTCGGTCGCCTGGCATCATCTGATCTGTCACCCCTTCGTGATTTTTTTCAAGACTTATGTTCTGAAGCGTGGCTACCGTGACGGTACGCGCGGCGTAATTTTTGCGGTGTTTGCGAGTCTGTATACCTTCGTCAAATATGCCAAACTCTATGAGTCAATGCTTACGCCCCCCGAAGGGCGCAGGCGAGGTTCGAGGGAAAGCGATCGTCACGCGTAA
- a CDS encoding glycosyltransferase family 4 protein, with amino-acid sequence MKIVIAAWHLMNMNVGLGRYTKNLIAALGRVDRRHDYEILMPVETTAFFAYENFRYRFCQFPILKRRFWEQVATWLVGPYDLLHFPYDSCVVRKRGKFVVTIHDVKPLLFPHSSNHMSMSKLFKRMFMPRPFEIIDHVITVSKSSQADIVRRLEVPQERVTVIPQGVEHDKFSPRTEFVNPHGQQIPYVLSVAGADPTKNLVSLIDAFSQLPDNVRTRHQLLLIGDIKPQGTIRDLVDERGLTRQVVFTGIISDEKLVRYYQDASVFVFPSLYEGFGLPALEAMACGCPVVCSNTSSLPEVVGDAALMVTPTDVTALEQSIRQVLTDENLRHRLREAGIRQAGKFSWDQTAKETVALYERVVFG; translated from the coding sequence ATGAAAATCGTCATCGCGGCCTGGCATTTAATGAATATGAATGTTGGCTTAGGTCGGTACACGAAAAATTTGATTGCAGCCCTGGGACGAGTCGATCGGCGACATGACTATGAAATTCTGATGCCGGTCGAGACGACGGCGTTTTTTGCGTATGAAAATTTCCGTTACCGTTTTTGTCAGTTTCCGATCCTGAAACGGCGTTTTTGGGAACAGGTGGCGACGTGGCTCGTTGGCCCGTACGATCTGCTGCATTTCCCTTATGACTCCTGTGTCGTGAGGAAGCGGGGAAAGTTTGTCGTCACGATTCATGACGTGAAACCTTTGCTCTTTCCTCACTCCAGCAACCACATGAGCATGTCAAAACTCTTCAAACGAATGTTCATGCCTCGTCCCTTCGAAATTATCGACCATGTGATCACGGTCTCAAAAAGCTCTCAGGCTGATATTGTTCGGCGGCTTGAAGTTCCTCAAGAGCGCGTGACGGTCATTCCTCAAGGCGTGGAACATGACAAGTTTTCCCCGCGAACTGAATTTGTCAACCCTCACGGTCAACAGATTCCGTATGTCTTGTCCGTGGCGGGGGCTGATCCCACGAAGAATCTCGTTTCGCTCATCGATGCCTTTTCGCAGCTTCCCGATAACGTTCGTACGCGTCATCAGCTGCTGTTGATCGGAGATATCAAGCCGCAGGGCACTATACGGGATTTAGTCGACGAGAGAGGTCTGACGCGTCAGGTCGTCTTTACGGGAATCATCTCTGATGAAAAGCTCGTACGGTATTATCAAGATGCTTCGGTATTTGTCTTTCCATCTTTGTATGAAGGTTTTGGCCTTCCTGCGTTAGAGGCAATGGCTTGTGGATGTCCCGTGGTCTGTTCGAATACGTCTTCCTTGCCCGAAGTCGTCGGCGATGCGGCACTCATGGTGACCCCGACCGATGTGACCGCTTTGGAACAGTCGATTCGCCAGGTCTTAACCGACGAAAATCTTCGCCACCGCTTGCGTGAAGCAGGGATACGGCAAGCCGGAAAATTCTCCTGGGATCAAACGGCCAAGGAAACGGTCGCGCTATATGAGCGGGTCGTCTTCGGATGA
- the waaF gene encoding lipopolysaccharide heptosyltransferase II — MGTATPQRILVLAIRAIGDVVLITPIIRILRQAFPRALLTVLANGASARVLQHNPHIDRVVEIDRETERQLSFPVRLGHWKRFFAQLRQDRFDTVIDLYSGPRSALWGWLSNARNRYGEDTRHRLRGFLYNHRVPVDRDGRHLIEQKLDVVVPLVGAIDRSLARLEVYVSNEEVQRARHTLSALNRKNPRLVGLVPGAGSPWRVWPHERYAELGNMLVKQFGVNIVLLGGEADRSLCESINMNLTEPSLDLSGQTSLRELVAVLAELDLVIANVTGPMHIASALDKPRVIGLYGAADTVQYAPWSPRAVMITKGKPQEAYWQHVDYERDYQRLLEITVADVSKTVSDVMKEWNSTES, encoded by the coding sequence ATGGGAACGGCAACGCCTCAACGGATTTTGGTCCTCGCGATTCGCGCCATCGGAGATGTGGTCCTCATTACGCCGATCATTCGAATCCTCAGGCAAGCGTTCCCTCGTGCCCTTCTGACTGTGCTGGCGAATGGCGCGAGTGCTCGTGTCTTGCAACATAATCCTCATATTGATCGAGTGGTCGAGATTGATCGGGAAACTGAGCGGCAACTTTCTTTCCCGGTAAGGCTTGGACATTGGAAACGGTTTTTTGCTCAGCTCCGGCAAGATCGGTTTGATACCGTCATTGATCTGTACAGCGGGCCGAGGAGTGCCCTGTGGGGGTGGCTATCCAATGCCCGAAACCGGTATGGAGAAGATACCCGTCATCGGTTGCGGGGTTTTCTCTATAACCACCGTGTTCCTGTCGATCGGGATGGCCGTCATCTCATCGAACAAAAATTGGATGTGGTTGTTCCCTTGGTCGGAGCGATAGATCGTTCCCTGGCCAGGTTGGAGGTCTACGTTTCCAACGAAGAAGTGCAGCGAGCGCGCCATACCCTGTCGGCATTGAACAGAAAGAATCCACGACTGGTTGGTTTGGTGCCAGGTGCTGGATCTCCATGGCGAGTCTGGCCTCATGAACGCTATGCAGAGCTTGGAAACATGCTCGTAAAACAATTTGGTGTCAACATTGTCTTATTGGGGGGAGAAGCCGATCGTTCGTTGTGTGAATCGATCAACATGAACCTGACAGAACCTTCCTTAGACTTATCCGGACAGACCAGCTTGCGCGAACTGGTTGCGGTGTTGGCTGAGCTCGATCTCGTGATTGCGAACGTGACAGGACCCATGCACATTGCCTCTGCCCTCGACAAACCAAGGGTCATCGGTTTGTATGGGGCAGCCGACACTGTGCAGTATGCGCCTTGGAGTCCTCGTGCAGTCATGATTACCAAGGGCAAGCCACAGGAAGCCTACTGGCAACACGTCGATTACGAGCGTGATTATCAGAGATTGTTGGAAATTACCGTCGCTGATGTGAGCAAAACGGTTTCGGATGTCATGAAGGAGTGGAACAGTACGGAATCCTAG